The DNA sequence CACGTCGTGCGCGACGATTCGGTCAGGTCAATGATTGCTTATGAGCGTTATCTCTGTCTACTGATCAATTTCAATCGTTAACCCCGGGTGGGCTGGGAATCCGTGGCGTCCATGTAAATCCCATGTAACGATCTGGCTCGGGTTCCTTGACGCGCACCCCGGGTATGCGCAATTATTCGAGCATCAATTGAGTGCATGTGATTGTTTCTTCGCGAAATGGATCACGAAGCATCATCCAGATACGCACCGTCGCGCACCTGCAGCACCTTCGGCGACGGTCCGGGATCCTTATCGAGAGTGAGGAAAGTCGATGAAGAAGTCTCTGCGGTGGTCAGCCGCCGTCGCATCAGCGGCGGTCGCGACCCTGACGCTCGCGTCCTGCGGCTTCAGTGGAGGCTCGGGGGGCTCGGCAAGCGGAAGCAGCCAGCTCAACCTGATGGTCGCCAGCTACTCGGACAACACCAAGGCCGAGTGGCAGGGCATCATCAAGGACTTCGAGGCCGCCAACAAGGGCATCACGGTCAACCTCGACGTCGAGTCGTGGACGGACATCAACAACGTCATCAAGACGCGCATCCAGGCCGGCAAGCAGCCGGACATCCTGAACATCGACGCGTTCGCCGGCTTCGCCGCCGACGACCTGCTCTACCCGGCCAAGGACATCGTCTCGTCCCAGACGCTCAACGACTTCCAGCCGGCGTTCAACAAGAACGCGAGCATCGACGGCACCCAGTGGGGCCTGCCCTTCATCGCCTCGGCGCGCGCCCTGTTCTACAACAAGGACGACTTCGCCAAGGCCGGCATCACCGACCCGCCCAAGACCTGGGCGGACTTCGAGGCCGACGCCGCCAAGCTGAAGGCCGCGGGCGTGACGCCGTACGGCATGCCGCTCGGCGCCGAGGAGGCCCAGGCCGAGACCGCGATCTGGTTCTACGGCGCGGGCGGCGGCTACGGCGACGCCAAGACGCTGACGATCGACAGCGCGGAGAACGTCACCGGCGCCACCGAGATGCAGAAGATCATCAACCAGGGCCTGACGGAGGCGAACCCCGGTTCGACCAACCGCACGCCGCTGATGAACGTCTTCATCCAGGGCCAGCTCGGCATGCAGATCGGCCTCCCGCCGATCGTCGGCCAGATCAAGGACAAGAACCCGTCGCTCAAGTACGGGATCGCGCCGATCCCGACCAAGGACGGCTCGGCCTTCACGCTGGGCGTCGCGGACCACCTGATGGCGTTCAAGAACAAGACCGACAAGAAGGACGCGATCAAGAAGTTCCTCGACTACTTCTACACGCCGGCCGTGTACACGAAGTGGGTCGGAGAGGAGGGCTTCCTGCCCACCACCAAGTCCGGCGCGGACAAGATGGGCTCGGACGAGACCATCAAGCCGTTCCTCGACCTGCTGCCGAACGCCAAGTTCTACCCGTCGACGAACCCGAACTGGTCGGCCGCCCAGGGCGCCATCCAGAGCCAGATCGGCCAGCTCGGCCAGGGCGCGAACCCGTCCGACCTGCTGAAGTCCATCCAGTCGAAGGCTTCGGGCCAGTAACAGCGGCATGAGCTCGACGATCGAAACGACCACGACGGGGGCGGCCACCAGCCGTCCCCGTCGCGGGGCGCCGCGCGCCAGGCACGGCAACACCACCACGCTGTGGAACGCGGTGCCCTGGACGCTGCCGGCGCTCATCCTCATCTTCGGCATCGTGCTGTTCCCTGCCGGCTACATGATCTTCAACTCGACGCGGAAGATCTCGGTCGCCGGCGTCGACCACGGATCGGTCGGCCTGCAGAACTACGTCACGGTGCTCTCCCGCCCGGAGGTCCCGGGCATCCTCCTCAACACGTTCATCTGGGTCGTCTCGGTGGTGGTCATCACCGTGGTGATCTCGCTGGCGCTGGCGCAGTTCCTCGACAAGAACTTCCCTGGCCGGCGCTGGGTCCGGATGGCGATCATCGTCCCGTGGGCGGCGAGCGTCGTGATGACCACGACGGTGTTCGTCTACGGGCTCGACCCGTTCTACGGGATCATCAACAAGTTCCTGGTCGACATCCACCTGCTCGCTCAGCCGTTCGGCTTCACCAAGGAGCCGCTGCCGGCGTTCCTGTCGTCCATCGCGATCGCGGTGTTCGTGTCGCTGCCGTTCACCACGTATACGATCCTGGCCGGGCTCGCCGGCATCCCCGGCGACATGCTGGAGGCTGCCAAGGTCGACGGCGCGGGGGCGGTGCGCTCCTACTTCGGGGTGACGCTGCCCAACCTGCGTCCCGCGATCGCGCTCGCCAGCCTCATCAACATCATCAACGTCTTCAACTCGCTGCCGATCCTCAAGCTGATGACCGGCTCGATCCCCGGCTACAAGGCCGACACGACGACCACGTACGTGTTCAAGCTGCTGCAGAACGAGCAGCGCATCGACCTGTCCAGCGCGCTCAGCGTGATCAACTTCCTGATCGTGCTGGTGGTCGTGGCGCTCTACCTGTGGATCGTGAAGCCGATGAAGGAGGTCTCGTGACCGCGCCAGCCCCCGTCGCGCTCGCCGGAGCGCCCGCGCGCGCCTCCGCGCCCCGCCGCCGCCCGCGCTCGGGCTTCTCCTGGCGGGTCGCGGGCAAGGTGATCGCCGGCGTCGTGATCGCGCTGGTCTTCATCGCGCCGTACCTGATCATGCTGGTCGGCTCGTTCAAGAGCAGGGACAACATCCTCGCCGTCCCGCCGACCTACCTGCCGACGCAGTGGCACCCGGAGAACTACATCACCATGTGGTCCACCCCGGAGACACCGCTGCCGCTCAACCTGATCTCGACCATCGTGATCTCGGTGTTCGCGACGGTGCTCGTGCTCCTGGTCTGCGTGCCGGCGGCGTACTACACGGCGCGGTTCCGGTTCCCGGGCCGCGGGGTGTTCCTGTTCCTGGTGATCGTCACGCAGATGCTGCAGCCGACGGTGCTGGCGACCGGCTTGTTCAAGGAGATGGTGGCGCTCGGGATCAACGACACCTGGCTGGCGATGATCCTGGTCAACGCCGCCTTCAACCTGGCATTCGCGATCTGGATCATGCACACGTTCTTCGCGGGCGTGCCCAAGGAGGTCGACGAGGCGGCCCAGCTCGACGGCGCGGGGAAGTGGACGGTGCTGCTGCGCGTCCAGCTCCCGCTGGTCTGGCCGGGCATCGTCACGGCGATCATCTACACGTTCGTGGCCTCCTGGAACGAGTTCGCGGCGAGCCTGGTCATCCTGTCCACGGACGCGAACCAGCCGCTGTCGGTGGCGCTCACGAAGTTCGTGGGCCAGTACGACGCGGCCTGGCAGTACGTCTTCGCGGTCTCGGTCGTCGCGGTCATCCCGGTGGTCATCCTCTTCGCGCTCATCGAGAAGCGCCTGGTGGGAGGCCTGACGGCGGGCAGCGTGAAGTAGCGTTCCCCGGCTGGGGCGCCCGCGCGTGTGGCGCGACGCGGGCGCCCCGATACGCAGAACTGCGCCGATGCACCACTGCATCCGCGCGGAGTAGCATCGAAGACGATGACGGCCGGTATCACGAGTTCGCTGCACCCGGCGGATCCCGCCGGGCCCGTGACCCAGTCCGCCCGCGTGCGGCTGTTCCGCTGGGAGATGCCCTGGTGGGCCGGCGTCCTCGGCGTCTATGCGGCCTCCCGGGTGCTGACGACCCTGCTCATGCTGGCGCTGTATCTGGTCGCGGGTGCGATGCACTGGGAGGGCGGAAGCCCGCAGACGCACCCGACCTTCCTCGGTTTCGCGGGGACCTGGGACGCCTCGTACTACTGGCGGATCGTCGAGCACGGCTACCCGTCGACGCTGCCCGTCGACTCCGACGGGGACGTCCAGCAGAACGAGTGGGCGTTCCTGCCGCTGTATCCGCTGATCGTGCGTGCGCTGATGACGGCGACCGGGCTGGGCTTCCCTGCGGCGGGCGTGCTGGTCGCCGTGCTCTGCGGGGCGGCCGCCAGTCTCGTGCTCTACCGGGTCGTCGCGTCGCGGGTCGGCTCGGTCAGCGGTCTGTGGGCGGCCGTGTTCTTCTGCTTCGGGCCGCTGTCGTTCGTCCTGCAGATCGCCTACGCCGAGAGCCTGTTCTTCCTCCTGCTGTTCGCCGCGCTGCTGGCGATGATGACGCGGAGGTACTGGACGGTGATCCCGTTCGGGGTCGCAGCCGCGTTCACGCGGCCAGGGGAGCTCGCCCTTCCGCTCGCCCTCGGGATCGTGTTCCTGATCCGCGCACTCCGGGCACGCCGCGGAGGCGAGCCCTTCGGCGCGCACGAGCGTGCGGCGATGATCGTGGCCGGCGCGGCGACCGCCGTGGCCGGACTGGCCTGGCCGCTGATCGCGGCGACGGTCACCGGGACGCCCGGCGCCTATGTGGAGACCGAGCTGTCCTGGTGGACCGGTTTCATCGGACGCGTCGCGTTCGTCCCGCTGACCCCGTGGTTCCTCTTCACCTGGCGGTACGCGAGCGTCGCGGGCGCCCTGCTCGTCGTGGCCGCCATCGGCGGATACGTCTGGCTGCTGAACCGCCCCAGCATCCGCGCGCTGGGGACGGAGGTGGTGGCGTACGCGGCCAGCTACGCTCTCTACCTGTTCGCGGTCTTCCTGCCCCAGCAGAGCCTGTTCCGCCTCCTCATGCCGCTGGCGCCCCTGGCGGGCGCGCCGGGCCTGACCGGGAACCGGAGGGCACGCACCATCGTGCTCACGGTGGGGATCGCGTTGCAACCGGCGGCGCTCGTGCTGCTGTGGTTCGTGGGCTATCCCTGAGCTGCCGGACTACGGCGCGAGCCGCACCGCCAGCGCCACCAGCTCGCCGCGGTTCGCCGCCGAGGTCTTGCGCATCACCCTGCTGACGTGGCTCTCCACGGTGCGGACGCTGAGGACGAGCCGGGAGGCGATCTCCGGATTGCTGAGCCCGGCGGCCACAAGTCTGGTGATCTCGCGCTCGCGATCGGTCAGGGCGATCGGCGTCGAGAAGAACCCCCCGCTGTCCGTGGCCTCTCCCGTCGGGCACTGAAGCGCCGCGGCCGGCCCGGCCCGGCCGGTGCTGGCGAGACGTTCCGCGAGCGCGGGGAGGTCCACCCCGCCAGGCTCCGCACGGGCACGGACGAACGCGAGGTGAGCGTCGTGGAGCTCGGACTGCTGACGCTCGAGCAACGCGCGCGCTTCCTCCAGCCCCGCGTCGTCGATCGCGTGCTCGAGCGACGTCAGCAGTGCGAGCGCGGCCGTGGGCAGCTCGCCGTGCAGCGAAAGGGTGGACGAGAGCTCGCGGAGCAGTTCGGCGGCCTCGTCGGGGCGCCCCCGCCCGGCGGCGAGCTGAGCCTCGACCCACTGCACCCCCACCCGCACGGCGGACGGCGCGCCTTCGCCGGACGACGCGGGGAGCCCGGCGGCGAGCTCGTCGCGGATGCGCTCGGCGAGCGACGTGTCGCCCCGCCGCACGGCGATCACGGCCGTGAGGACGTTGAGCGCGACCTGGATCGCCGCGCCGGGGACGGCCGGCGTGCCGAGCGCCGACGCCGTCGTGAGCGCGCCGGCCGCGTCGGTGGGGCGGTCGGCGAGCAGATGGCAGAGCCCGAGTGCGACGCTGTGCTCGCGCACCGCGCCGGCGTCGAGACGTTCGCGGGCGGCGGCCGCGCCGCGTTCGGCCCAGGCGACGGCGTCGGCGTGCCGCCCCGCGCCGAGGAGCGCATACGCGTGCGCGGCGGCCTCGCGGGAGGACGCGGACGCGCCGGGCACCGCGGCGAGCGTGTCGAGGAGTCGGACCGCGTCCTCGAACCGTCCACGCCGCAGGGCGACGGCGCGGGCCGCCTCGATCAGCCGGGAGCGGACAGGAGGCGGAAGATCGGGGTCGTCGCGCAGCCGCTCCTCCTGCACAGCCGGCTCGGCGCCGATCTCCACGGCGAGCATGACCGCTGCGGCGTCGGCCAGCCGCTCGAACGGGCCGAGCCCGGCGATCTCCGCGCGCAGCGCGTCGACGGCGGCGCCGGGCGCCGCGCCGAGGGCGACCGATCGGCGGGCGCGGAGCACGGCGAGCTCCGCCACGTCGAGCGGATCGCCCGGCAGTTCCGCGGAGGCGGTCAGCACGGCGTCCAGCTCGGCCCCGCAGCCGGGCGCCAGACCGGTGTCCGCCATCAGGGCGCGCGCGAGCCCGAGTGCCGTCGCTGGCTCGGGCCGCTCGCGCCAGGCCGCCGCCGACTCCTCGCGGAGGGAGTCCGCGGCGGCGTGCACGAACTGCACGAACGCCGCGTCCGTGCGCGGCGCGTCCACCTGGGCGCGGTCACGAAGATGGGCTCCCAGCACCGGCGGGTCGAGAGCGATCAGCCTGCGCCCGCGATGAGGCACGATCCGGAGGACGCCGGCCGCGGCGAGCCCGTCCAGGGCGACGGGGTCGACCAGGCCGCGCGTCGAGGCCACATCGCCGGCGCCGGTCACGGCGATCCGTTCGAGCGCCGCGCGCTCGGCCGCGGCGAGCCCGGAGAGCTGCCCTTCGAGGGCGCCGCGGAGCGATCTGCTCCACAGCTCTCCGGTCGCACACCACGCGCCGGAGCGGAGGGCGAGCCGGCCCTCGAGGACGGCGAGCTCGGTGAGCGCGAGCGCGAGGCCGACGTTGCCGCCGCAGAGGGAGTACACGCGGCTCATCGCACCCGGATCGACCGGCGCGCCGAGCCGCTCGACCACGACCGACCGCAGCTCGCCGTACTCGAGCGGCTCCAGCTCGATCACGTAGGCGGCCGACGACCCGTCGTCCATGCGGGCGCGGGTGCGCAGCACGGGTGTGCGCGTCGCGCGGCGCACGGCGTCGATCGCGCCGGTCGAGGCGTCGTCCAGGAGGTCCGCGTCGTCCAGCAGGAGCGCCGCCGGACCGGACCCGAGCACGGCCGTGAGGGCGTCGATGGCCTGCTGCAGGGGAGAGGCGGTACGGCGCTCGCCGGAGGGGACGACCCCGAATCCGGCGGCGTGGAGGGCCGCGAGCGGGCTCTCCCGCAATGAGCGGACGCCGTTCACGCGCAGAACCGTTCGGCGCGCGTCGACCGCCGAGGACGCCACGGCGTCGACCACCGTCGAGCGCCCGCTGTGCCGGGGACCGACCAGATCGACGTCGGCGTCGCTGGAGAACAGGAGCTCGCGCACGAGCGCGAGGATCCGCTCTCTGCCCGCGAGCAGAGCGGACGCCGCGGCGCGGGGATCGATCATCGGCTGGCTCCAGAAGACGTGGGATTGGACTGCTGGGGCCACGGTAATACGCACCATGTAAGCCGCTCCACGTAAGGTATCGCGATCTGCACGGAACCTCGACCGGGACGCACGTAAATCCGCGAATCGGCCGTGATCCGCTCGCGTGCCGACGACAGCATGGGTCCCGATGTCGAAAGGAATCGGGTACCCATGAGCGGTCGAACGCGCCGCCGCGCGAGAGCGGCCCGGCCCGCGCGCGCCAAGCGCGTCGTGCTCCTCTCGCTCGGCGCCCTGGCGCTCGTCGTCGTCGCCTGCTCGGTATGGGTGGGCGCCCGTGCCGCCATCTCGTACGGCGACGTCTCAGCAGCGCGCGCCGAGGCGAGCGCGGCCGTCGCGGCGGTCGCCGCGGACCCGGTGTCCGCCGCCTCGCGCAGCGACCGGCTCCGCGCGGTCGCCGCACGCCTGGAGGACGCCGAGGGACTGACCGGCGACGTCGTCTGGCGTGCATCCGAGATCGTCCCGTTCGTCGGCGCCAACCTCCGCTCATATCGGCTCACCGTCGAAGCGCTCCACGAGGCCGTCGGCAGGGGATTGACGCCCGTGGTGACCGACCTCGCACGGCTGGAGACCGCTGTGTCCCTCGCCGACCGCACGGTCGACACCGAGACCGTCGCAGGCGCCGCCGCGGGGCTCCGCACGGCGGAACGCGCGCTGGAACGCGGCCGCACGATGCTGCGCGAGGCCGAGTCCGGTCCTCTCCTTCCCCCGCTCGCCTCCGGCGTCCGGGAGGCCGAGGAACTGGTCGACGGGCTCCACGGCACCGTCTCCTCGCTCTCGGTCGCCGCCCGCGTGCTCCCCGGCGCGATCGGCGGGGCCCGCGCGAAGAACTACGCGCTGCTGTTCAACAACAACGCCGAGCTCCGCACCACGGGCGGGATCGCCGGCGCCATGTCCGAGCTGACCGCCGACGGCGGCCGCATCGAGCTGGGACGGCAGCTGGTCCCCGAGGATCTGAACCCGCCCGCCGGCGCGGCGATCCCGGTGACCCCGGAGGAACGGGCGCTCTTCGGCACGCGGCTCGGGAGCTACATCCAGAACGTCAACCTCACGCCCGACTTCTCGCGGAGCGGCGAGCTCACGGCCGCCCACTGGCGCGCGGCGCTCGGCGCCGAGCTCGACGGGGTGGTGTCGATCGACACCGCGTCCATCGGCCTGCTGCTGGAGGCGACCGGGCCGATCACGGTCGACGGGCGCGTTCTGAACAAGGACAACGCGTCGAAGGTCCTCCTCCGGGACGTCTACCTCGAGATCGGCGGCCGCGATCAGCAGGACGCCTTCTTCGGCGAGCTCACGCGCGTCATGTTCGACAAGCTGTTCGGCGCGGGGACCGGCACCGTGCCCGTGCTGAAGGCGCTGGGCATGGCCGTCGACCAGGGCAGGATCTCGATCTGGCTCGCGGACGGCGAACTGCAGCGCGAGCTCGCCGGCGGCCCGCTCGCGGGACCGCTCGCCCAGCTCACCGACGATGGAGCGCCCGTCGGCGTCTTCCTGGCCGACGAGACGGCCGGCAAGATGGACACCTTCCTCGAGGGCTCCGTCACCGCCACCTGCCACGCTCCGGCCGCGACCCCGTCGGCCGGCGACACCGGGAAGAGCGGCACAGGGAAGGCCAGCACAGGGAAGGCCAGCACGGGGAAGAAGACCGGCCGCACCGTCACGGCCACCGCGACGCTGGTGTCGACGGCCCCCGAGGACATCGCCTCGTACCCGTGGGTGGTCACCGGGCCGCACGTACCGGACCTGACGACCGGGCACATCCGGACGCAGGTGCAGTTCGCCACGACCGACAGCCTGCGTCCGACGCGCGTCAGCGTCGACGGCGAGGCGGTCACCGCCATCACGCGGGTGATCGACGGCCATTCCGTGTCGATCGCCACGGTGGATCTCGCCCCGGGGGCGGTCTCGGTCGTCGTCGCCGAGTTCGCCGCCCTGCCCACGCGCTCACCGACCGTCGAGCGCATCGTCGCCACCCCCACCGCCACCGAGTTCGAGCACTACGCCGAGCCCGGGACCTGCGGCTGACCGAACCGCTCCGGCCGGCCCGTTCCACCATCCCCTACAAAGGAGAACCCATGAAGAAGAAACTGTTCGGCGGCCTCGTCGCACTGGCACTGGCGCTCGCGCCCGCGGCTGCCGCCAACGCGGACTACCAGAACAACGACGAGCTGCACGGCTCGCTCGACAAGTACCTCGTCGACCCGGGTGAGACGGTCACGTACACCGCTCCGGCGGGCGCGTACGACGCGAACGAGACCGTCACACACACCCTCACCGGCGTGAACGGGCACACGGCGACCACCGCTTCGCTGCGGACCGACGTCCCGGCTGACACGACGGCGGAGTTCAGCAAGTCGGCGGAGGACGACGGGTCGCACACCTTCGCGTTCGTCATGCCCATGCAGGCGGGCGCTCAGTACACCTTCCAGGCCCTCAAGGCCGACGGCTCGGTCTGGGACACCTTCGTGGTGAAGGTCGCGAACCCGACCGGCGACGGCAACGACAACGACAACGGCGCGGGCGCCGGTGCAGGCGGCAACGGCAACGGCAACGGCGGTGGCCTCGCGATGACCGGTTCGGACATCGCGATCGCGGGCATCGCCGGCTCGGCCGTGCTCCTCGTGGGCGCGGGCGTCGTCCTGATGCTCGTCCGTCGTCGTCGTCGCACCGCGGAGACCGCCGCCGC is a window from the Leifsonia shinshuensis genome containing:
- a CDS encoding DUF4012 domain-containing protein — translated: MSGRTRRRARAARPARAKRVVLLSLGALALVVVACSVWVGARAAISYGDVSAARAEASAAVAAVAADPVSAASRSDRLRAVAARLEDAEGLTGDVVWRASEIVPFVGANLRSYRLTVEALHEAVGRGLTPVVTDLARLETAVSLADRTVDTETVAGAAAGLRTAERALERGRTMLREAESGPLLPPLASGVREAEELVDGLHGTVSSLSVAARVLPGAIGGARAKNYALLFNNNAELRTTGGIAGAMSELTADGGRIELGRQLVPEDLNPPAGAAIPVTPEERALFGTRLGSYIQNVNLTPDFSRSGELTAAHWRAALGAELDGVVSIDTASIGLLLEATGPITVDGRVLNKDNASKVLLRDVYLEIGGRDQQDAFFGELTRVMFDKLFGAGTGTVPVLKALGMAVDQGRISIWLADGELQRELAGGPLAGPLAQLTDDGAPVGVFLADETAGKMDTFLEGSVTATCHAPAATPSAGDTGKSGTGKASTGKASTGKKTGRTVTATATLVSTAPEDIASYPWVVTGPHVPDLTTGHIRTQVQFATTDSLRPTRVSVDGEAVTAITRVIDGHSVSIATVDLAPGAVSVVVAEFAALPTRSPTVERIVATPTATEFEHYAEPGTCG
- a CDS encoding extracellular solute-binding protein; translated protein: MKKSLRWSAAVASAAVATLTLASCGFSGGSGGSASGSSQLNLMVASYSDNTKAEWQGIIKDFEAANKGITVNLDVESWTDINNVIKTRIQAGKQPDILNIDAFAGFAADDLLYPAKDIVSSQTLNDFQPAFNKNASIDGTQWGLPFIASARALFYNKDDFAKAGITDPPKTWADFEADAAKLKAAGVTPYGMPLGAEEAQAETAIWFYGAGGGYGDAKTLTIDSAENVTGATEMQKIINQGLTEANPGSTNRTPLMNVFIQGQLGMQIGLPPIVGQIKDKNPSLKYGIAPIPTKDGSAFTLGVADHLMAFKNKTDKKDAIKKFLDYFYTPAVYTKWVGEEGFLPTTKSGADKMGSDETIKPFLDLLPNAKFYPSTNPNWSAAQGAIQSQIGQLGQGANPSDLLKSIQSKASGQ
- a CDS encoding mannosyltransferase family protein gives rise to the protein MTAGITSSLHPADPAGPVTQSARVRLFRWEMPWWAGVLGVYAASRVLTTLLMLALYLVAGAMHWEGGSPQTHPTFLGFAGTWDASYYWRIVEHGYPSTLPVDSDGDVQQNEWAFLPLYPLIVRALMTATGLGFPAAGVLVAVLCGAAASLVLYRVVASRVGSVSGLWAAVFFCFGPLSFVLQIAYAESLFFLLLFAALLAMMTRRYWTVIPFGVAAAFTRPGELALPLALGIVFLIRALRARRGGEPFGAHERAAMIVAGAATAVAGLAWPLIAATVTGTPGAYVETELSWWTGFIGRVAFVPLTPWFLFTWRYASVAGALLVVAAIGGYVWLLNRPSIRALGTEVVAYAASYALYLFAVFLPQQSLFRLLMPLAPLAGAPGLTGNRRARTIVLTVGIALQPAALVLLWFVGYP
- a CDS encoding carbohydrate ABC transporter permease; translated protein: MTAPAPVALAGAPARASAPRRRPRSGFSWRVAGKVIAGVVIALVFIAPYLIMLVGSFKSRDNILAVPPTYLPTQWHPENYITMWSTPETPLPLNLISTIVISVFATVLVLLVCVPAAYYTARFRFPGRGVFLFLVIVTQMLQPTVLATGLFKEMVALGINDTWLAMILVNAAFNLAFAIWIMHTFFAGVPKEVDEAAQLDGAGKWTVLLRVQLPLVWPGIVTAIIYTFVASWNEFAASLVILSTDANQPLSVALTKFVGQYDAAWQYVFAVSVVAVIPVVILFALIEKRLVGGLTAGSVK
- a CDS encoding carbohydrate ABC transporter permease; amino-acid sequence: MSSTIETTTTGAATSRPRRGAPRARHGNTTTLWNAVPWTLPALILIFGIVLFPAGYMIFNSTRKISVAGVDHGSVGLQNYVTVLSRPEVPGILLNTFIWVVSVVVITVVISLALAQFLDKNFPGRRWVRMAIIVPWAASVVMTTTVFVYGLDPFYGIINKFLVDIHLLAQPFGFTKEPLPAFLSSIAIAVFVSLPFTTYTILAGLAGIPGDMLEAAKVDGAGAVRSYFGVTLPNLRPAIALASLINIINVFNSLPILKLMTGSIPGYKADTTTTYVFKLLQNEQRIDLSSALSVINFLIVLVVVALYLWIVKPMKEVS
- a CDS encoding helix-turn-helix transcriptional regulator; translation: MIDPRAAASALLAGRERILALVRELLFSSDADVDLVGPRHSGRSTVVDAVASSAVDARRTVLRVNGVRSLRESPLAALHAAGFGVVPSGERRTASPLQQAIDALTAVLGSGPAALLLDDADLLDDASTGAIDAVRRATRTPVLRTRARMDDGSSAAYVIELEPLEYGELRSVVVERLGAPVDPGAMSRVYSLCGGNVGLALALTELAVLEGRLALRSGAWCATGELWSRSLRGALEGQLSGLAAAERAALERIAVTGAGDVASTRGLVDPVALDGLAAAGVLRIVPHRGRRLIALDPPVLGAHLRDRAQVDAPRTDAAFVQFVHAAADSLREESAAAWRERPEPATALGLARALMADTGLAPGCGAELDAVLTASAELPGDPLDVAELAVLRARRSVALGAAPGAAVDALRAEIAGLGPFERLADAAAVMLAVEIGAEPAVQEERLRDDPDLPPPVRSRLIEAARAVALRRGRFEDAVRLLDTLAAVPGASASSREAAAHAYALLGAGRHADAVAWAERGAAAARERLDAGAVREHSVALGLCHLLADRPTDAAGALTTASALGTPAVPGAAIQVALNVLTAVIAVRRGDTSLAERIRDELAAGLPASSGEGAPSAVRVGVQWVEAQLAAGRGRPDEAAELLRELSSTLSLHGELPTAALALLTSLEHAIDDAGLEEARALLERQQSELHDAHLAFVRARAEPGGVDLPALAERLASTGRAGPAAALQCPTGEATDSGGFFSTPIALTDREREITRLVAAGLSNPEIASRLVLSVRTVESHVSRVMRKTSAANRGELVALAVRLAP